In the genome of Tripterygium wilfordii isolate XIE 37 chromosome 19, ASM1340144v1, whole genome shotgun sequence, one region contains:
- the LOC119985010 gene encoding probable ubiquitin-conjugating enzyme E2 26 translates to MEPEMIEIPPPVPRTLRRPKKKEVIFHQVIDVDKDEDVDIISIEDNVGRKNKGKVIKNGTEASSNDQIKKNANFFPCPDVEALELVNGVNKSSIQGLDKAINLDGLSTNLSVDKFSDDDCTDLSLDNFMDIDKYESLQAHFDRMDVPPGVEASVPWFSAYVENKKTASGTNLYNSFKGIEPSLSSSLLKPPQLNMETPVNKSLPTPMDSVGHPSGVDFFSPMLQSQINQRKEKLRDSRSSGSALNIPLDIDSESSLSLAWSCGKKSGSSSNSTISSSSNTLNAVMHPAGVEPCLGTHAFSSSKHHGVPSSLYYPYFDAHPPQPYASIHPPILEPSMTSWPVGFNPHMNSFSNYTTIPRLKDPFNTANIFLLEEGANINHGVSDGNDILGKFEHFKQFDSVEDYSDHHYNAGGSSMKQLSTFHLPPKNWAKRIQEEWRILENDLPDMIFVRVYEKRMDLLRAVIMGAQCTPYHDGLFFFDVFFPSGYPGVPPHVYYRSGGLRLNPNLYNCGKVCISLLNTWGGGKNEKWIPNVSTILQVLVSIQALILNQKPFFNEPGWAPLRGSENGESRSQQYNEDTFILSLWTMIYTMRMPPKHFEDFVRGHFYNRAHDILIACKAYMDGAQVGCLIKDGVQDVDQGDKRCSEKFKGSLPGVIEVLLGEFKRIGAMNLEKFQKPAEKESGKS, encoded by the exons ATGGAGCCGGAAATGATTGAGATTCCGCCTCCGGTTCCTCGGACTCTGAGACGGCCTAAGAAGAAAGAG GTTATATTCCATCAGGTAATTGATGTTGACAAAGATGAAGATGTTGATATAATTTCCATTGAAGATAATGTCGGTAGGAAAAATAAAGGGAAAGTCATCAAAAATGGTACTGAGGCTTCTTCTAATGATCAAATAAAG aaaAATGCCAATTTCTTTCCCTGTCCTGATGTGGAAGCACTAGAATTGGTCAATGGGGTCAATAAAAGTTCCATCCAAGGCTTGGATAAAGCAATCAACCTAGATGGTCTTAGTACTAATTTATCAGTTGATAAATTTTCTGACGATGATTGTACCGATCTTTCATTGGATAATTTTATGGATATTGACAAGTATGAAAGCTTGCAAGCGCATTTTGATCGTATGGATGTTCCTCCTGGAGTGGAGGCATCTGTTCCTTGGTTCTCTGCTtatgtagaaaataaaaaaacagcTAGTGGAACCAATTTATATAATTCTTTTAAAGGGATAGAgccatctctctcttcttccttgttGAAGCCTCCCCAGCTCAATATGGAGACTCCAGTCAATAAGTCTTTGCCAACCCCAATGGATTCTGTGGGCCACCCTTCTGGAGTGGATTTCTTTTCACCTATGTTGCAATCCCAGATCAaccaaagaaaggaaaaattaaGAGATTCCAGGAGTAGCGGGAGCGCTCTTAACATCCCTCTTGACATTGATTCAGAATCTTCGCTTTCGCTCGCTTGGTCGTGTGGAAAGAAATCAGGTTCTTCCAGTAATTCAACCATTTCTAGTTCCAGTAATACTCTGAACGCAGTGATGCATCCTGCTGGAGTTGAGCCTTGTTTGGGAACACATGCCTTTTCTAGTTCAAAGCATCATGGAGTTCCAAGTAGTTTATATTATCCATATTTTGATGCACATCCTCCACAACCTTATGCATCAATCCATCCTCCTATTCTAGAACCATCGATGACCTCATGGCCAGTGGGTTTCAATCCCCATATGAATTCTTTCAGTAATTATACAACTATTCCAAGACTCAAAGATCCCTTTAATACTGCAAACATCTTTCTTCTTGAAGAAGGTGCCAACATAAATCATGGTGTCAGTGATGGAAATGATATTCTAGGAAAATTCGAGCATTTTAAGCAGTTTGATAGTGTTGAAGATTATTCTGATCATCACTATAATGCTGGAGGTTCTTCTATGAAGCAG ttatcTACTTTCCACCTGCCACCTAAGAATTGGGCAAAGAGGATACAAGAAGAATGGAGAATCCTGGAAAATGATTTGCCTG ATATGATATTTGTTAGAGTTTATGAAAAGCGAATGGATCTCTTGAGGGCTGTAATCATGGGAGCACAGTGTACTCCCTACCATGATggtcttttcttctttgatgtTTTCTTCCCTAGTGGCTATCCTGGAGTACCGCCg CATGTCTACTACCGCTCTGGTGGCCTTCGTCTCAACCCAAATTTATATAATTGTGGGAAAGTATGCATCAGTCTTCTTAACACATGGGGTGGAGGCAAAAATGAGAAGTGGATCCCTAATGTGTCAACCATACTACAAGTGCTTGTCTCAATACAGGCTCTAATATTGAATCAGAAGCCCTTTTTCAATGAGCCTGGATGGGCGCCTTTGCGTGGTTCAGAAAATGGAGAGTCGAGGTCGCAGCAGTATAATGAAGATACATTCATCTTATCACTGTGGACAATGATTTACACAATGAGGATGCCACCTAAG CATTTTGAGGACTTTGTTCGGGGCCACTTCTACAATCGTGCTCATGACATTCTGATTGCTTGTAAAGCATACATGGATGGCGCTCAAGTTGGATGTCTCATCAAAGATGGAGTTCAAGACGTTGATCAGGGTGATAAGCGTTGCTCAGAGAAGTTCAAGGGCTCTCTCCCTGGCGTTATAGAGGTGCTTCTGGGAGAGTTCAAGAGAATTGGAGCCATGAATTTGGAGAAGTTCCAAAAACCAGCAGAAAAAGAAAGTGGGAAGTCTTGA